In Leptodesmis sichuanensis A121, the following are encoded in one genomic region:
- a CDS encoding VOC family protein, translated as MHHASIRTANIHRAIAFYELLGFVVHERFTTGYTLACWMEGWGGRLELIQIPQPRPAPDAFHDQHYVGYYHLSFDLTEATPDLPTWLDALKAQFRQAAMQNPDQYQPLKVLLEPEQQMIGDRIYEVAFIADADGLPLEFIRLQGTVDR; from the coding sequence ATGCACCACGCCTCCATTCGCACTGCCAATATTCACCGAGCGATCGCCTTTTACGAATTGCTCGGTTTTGTTGTTCATGAGCGGTTCACCACAGGCTATACCCTGGCTTGCTGGATGGAAGGCTGGGGAGGACGCCTTGAACTGATCCAGATTCCCCAACCACGGCCTGCCCCGGATGCTTTTCATGATCAGCATTACGTGGGCTACTACCACCTGTCCTTTGACCTCACTGAGGCCACTCCCGACCTGCCGACCTGGTTAGACGCTTTAAAGGCACAATTCCGCCAGGCCGCCATGCAAAATCCTGACCAGTATCAGCCTCTCAAGGTACTTCTGGAACCAGAACAGCAGATGATTGGCGATCGCATTTACGAAGTCGCCTTTATTGCGGATGCAGATGGTCTACCCCTGGAGTTCATTCGTCTGCAGGGAACTGTCGATCGCTAA
- a CDS encoding phosphomannose isomerase type II C-terminal cupin domain, whose product MAVIPHTSESSPLSALPLAFAKSPAATDVRPWGSFTVLDEGPGYKIKRIEVNPGHRLSLQMHYHRSEHWIVVSGTARVTCDDREIILCSNQSTYVPQAKVHRLENPGVIPLVVIEVQNGEYLGEDDIIRFQDDYAREKP is encoded by the coding sequence ATGGCTGTAATACCACACACCTCTGAATCATCTCCCCTTTCTGCCCTACCGCTGGCCTTTGCTAAATCCCCCGCAGCGACGGATGTTAGGCCCTGGGGATCGTTCACCGTTCTGGATGAAGGGCCAGGATACAAAATTAAGCGAATTGAGGTGAATCCAGGACACCGCTTGAGTTTACAAATGCACTATCACCGCAGCGAACATTGGATTGTGGTGTCTGGAACAGCGCGAGTCACCTGTGACGATCGAGAAATTATCTTGTGTAGCAATCAATCGACTTACGTTCCTCAAGCGAAAGTTCATCGATTAGAAAATCCTGGGGTGATCCCACTGGTGGTGATTGAGGTGCAGAATGGAGAGTATCTGGGAGAGGATGATATCATTCGCTTCCAGGATGATTATGCCCGTGAGAAACCTTAA
- a CDS encoding histidine phosphatase family protein encodes MKLLFIRHAQSTGNQEKRMQGHGEFELSELGKQQAEKLARRLLAEAWWPSHVYSSPLKRATQTTQILVDRFLAAPLPAAVSDLIDATVTVPAEVLEEGRSHSIPVQFADELKEFQNGIFQGLTWAEAVQRYPDLCQALEAAPDWIPIPGAETLQEARSRARQFIQMLLERHRNGDHIWIVSHSWIMQHLIAELLGCDRSWRLRASNTALFEFWIDHARWDNSEQNRFNTDLWQVRRFNDAHHLSSEAE; translated from the coding sequence ATGAAGTTACTGTTTATTCGTCATGCTCAATCAACGGGCAATCAAGAGAAACGGATGCAGGGACATGGAGAGTTTGAATTATCGGAACTGGGAAAGCAGCAGGCAGAAAAATTAGCCCGTCGATTGTTAGCAGAAGCCTGGTGGCCATCCCATGTCTACAGCAGTCCCTTGAAGCGAGCGACTCAAACGACTCAAATTCTGGTCGATCGCTTTCTGGCGGCTCCCCTTCCTGCCGCAGTCAGCGATTTAATTGATGCCACCGTAACCGTCCCAGCCGAGGTTTTGGAGGAAGGACGGAGCCACTCGATTCCTGTGCAATTTGCGGATGAGCTAAAGGAATTTCAAAATGGCATTTTTCAAGGGTTGACCTGGGCGGAGGCCGTTCAGCGCTATCCCGATTTGTGTCAGGCTCTGGAAGCTGCACCCGATTGGATTCCCATTCCTGGTGCAGAAACCTTACAGGAGGCCCGATCGCGAGCCAGACAGTTCATCCAAATGCTTCTGGAACGTCATCGCAATGGGGATCACATCTGGATCGTCAGCCATAGCTGGATCATGCAGCACTTGATTGCGGAGTTGTTGGGCTGCGATCGCTCCTGGCGCTTAAGAGCCAGCAACACGGCCTTGTTTGAATTTTGGATTGACCACGCCCGCTGGGATAACTCCGAGCAAAACCGCTTTAACACCGACCTCTGGCAAGTCCGCCGCTTCAACGATGCTCACCACCTGAGTAGCGAAGCAGAGTGA
- a CDS encoding DUF1361 domain-containing protein, giving the protein MREVLGNALEVFSWHSGWIIWNLFLAFIPLALSFWLYRRKTKVRSLLWWVAFVVFLAFLPNAPYLLTDVIHLIRATRMGYSVWIIVLIFIPLHLFAILAGFQAYVISVMNQSSYLKRIGAGKFIVWSELITHALCAIGVYMGRFLRFNSWDLATDPGNVLLVTLDDVTAKKPLLVIFISFIVLTVLYWLTKQVNLGLLLRFREMRAKGEWFE; this is encoded by the coding sequence ATGCGGGAAGTTCTGGGAAACGCGCTGGAAGTATTTAGCTGGCATAGCGGCTGGATTATCTGGAATTTATTTTTGGCGTTTATTCCACTGGCGCTCAGTTTTTGGCTTTATCGCCGCAAAACCAAGGTGCGATCGCTCCTGTGGTGGGTAGCATTTGTGGTATTTCTTGCGTTCTTACCCAATGCACCTTATTTGTTGACCGATGTCATTCACCTGATTCGTGCTACCCGCATGGGTTATTCAGTGTGGATTATTGTCTTGATTTTTATTCCTTTACACTTATTTGCAATCCTGGCTGGCTTTCAAGCCTATGTCATCTCCGTGATGAACCAGAGTAGCTACTTAAAACGTATTGGGGCGGGCAAGTTTATCGTTTGGTCTGAACTGATTACCCATGCCCTGTGTGCGATCGGAGTGTACATGGGCCGCTTCCTCCGTTTCAACAGTTGGGATCTGGCGACTGATCCCGGAAACGTACTACTGGTGACGCTGGACGATGTCACCGCCAAAAAACCACTCCTGGTGATTTTTATCTCGTTTATTGTTCTGACTGTTCTCTACTGGCTCACGAAGCAAGTCAACCTGGGATTACTGCTGCGTTTCCGCGAAATGCGAGCCAAAGGAGAGTGGTTCGAGTAG